The following nucleotide sequence is from Catonella massiliensis.
TTATACACTTCCAAAAGCTTATAGAAGAGCCCTCCTTCTTTTTCAATAAAAAAGCTCCTTAAGCATTTTCTTATAAACTGATGCCTTTCGCTTATCAGATGAACTGCTTTCCTAACATCAATGCAGCCTTTTTTAATCATTCCTATAGATACATCCGGCTCAGCTATAAGAGCCTTGAAGTTTCTCCCTGCATATATCTTATTAAGGCCTTCATAATACCCCATCAGCCAATAATCAATATCCTCAATATTATAATACGCCTCAAGCTGCTCTATTCCCTTGTTAGGCTCAAGCTTTACACCTGCCTTTTCAGCAAGGTGCAGGTAGAGATTATAGCAGGCAGTTAAGTTGTCATAGATAGTATTGCACCTTACCTGCTCAGTCCTGTAGGAATGTATGATTCTTGTTATCTGCCTGAAGCAGGAACGAATACATATCCTTGCAATATCAGGATTGGAATTAATCAATAAATCTATAGATTCTATACCCGTGACCGGATAAGTAAAAAAGCTTGTATCCTCCACGACAATGTATGATAGTATATGCACTTCCGAGAGCACTTCGCATATACCAACCACATCCCCCGTGCCAAGCTCATAGCTTCCACCCTCACAGCAAACCCTTATCTTACCGGACTTCATAATACAAAGCTTATCAAATGACTGCCCGGCACTTAACAGAGTCTCCCCAGCTTTAACAATAAGTTCTGACATATCTTCTCCCAAAATCAACTAAATCTTTCATCAAGCCATTTAGCAACTACTTTCATAATATCTGCCCTGTTTACTTCATTGTGCAATTCATGCCTTCCTGTAGGGTCGATATATTCGGTCACATCCTTAATATCGGCATTTCTTAACATTTCAGTAACCTTTCTTACACCTTTACCATAGTTGCCTACAGGGTCTTCCTTCCCCGATATAAGAAGGATAGGCATATCCTTTGGCAGGCTCCTTGCCCATTCCTTTCTACTTACCACCGTAAGGGCAGTAAGAAGGGAATGATATCCTTTTGCAGTAAAATTAAAATTACATTTAGGGTCCTTAGTGTATTTATCTATAAGCTCCCTATCGTGTGTAATCCAGTCACAAGGTGTCTTGGCATCAGGAATTCCATCTATAAACTTACCAAAACTAAGCTTAATGAGCAAATCAGAAACATAGCCTTCCTTATGGGTTCTGGCTAAAAATGCAGCAAGCAGCCTTCCTGCGTTGTTCTTAAGCGATGGCCCTGCAGTACCGCTTAAAATCAGTCCGTCTATAGTATCCGGATACCTTGATGCATACCACCTCGCAAAAAAGCTCCCCATACTATGTCCATATAGTATGATTGGAAGCAGAGGATATCTTTCCCTTAAGATATCATTCATTTTTTTAAGGTCAAGCTCGATATGCTCCTCATCAAAGTCACCGTATTCACAAGGCTTTGATGAACCACCATGTCCCAAATGGTCATTGCCTGCAAATATATAGCCTCTGGCTGTAAAGAAGTCTGCGACCCACTCATAGCGCTCGATATATTCACACATGCCATGTGAAAGCTCTATCACAGCCTTAGGCTTAACTAATTCATCAGTATAAATATAGGCTGCAATCTTGTGCTTCCCATCAGCCGAATCAAAGTTAAATGTCTCTTTATTCATCACCTTCTCCAATCCATCCCATAAACCACCATAAGCATATTGCAAAGGTCAGCCACCGGCCTTTACAATATGCCACATATGTTAAAACTCTTTATTCCCGATTAGCTAAGTTTATTTACCTGTCTTTTTAGCAGGTGCATTACTCTTTTTAGAAGCCTTGGCTGCCTTAGCAGCCTTCTCTTCTTTAAGAGTCTTTACTTTGCTAATCTTTGCCTTAAGCCTGTCACCTAATTTATAAAGCTCACCCTTGTACCAGGCACTGTTTAAGGTATCGCTTGCATCGTCATAAGCAGCTTTTACCTTGTCCCAGCCCTTTGTGGAGTAATTCTTTATATCAAATCCTGACATAACTTTATCAATCTCTGCGTTAGCCTTATTCATATCTCCTATAGATACTTTTTCGTACAGAACACCTGTTTTCTTAACCATCTTTTTGATATAATTTTCTGTCTTTGTGAACATCTCTCCTACATAGAGGGTATTGTCAATGTCTTTCTTGTAGGCCTTAAGATCCTTTTTAAGTCCTTTTAGGTCTTTCTTATAGCCCGCCTTCTTAAGCGCACCATTTACATAAGAATCAAGCTGTCTCTTAAGTATCTTTTTCATGGCCTTGATGTCGTTGTTTGTGTACACTGCATCATAGTCTTTGATATTTCTTATGCCCTTTATCTCAAGGTCATTTGGCGCAGGAGCATCAGCGGCTTTGCCTTCCGCAATAGAGAGCTCAATAACATTCTTAGCCTTCTTAATATCCGCCAAAGCCTTAGAGTATGCTGCATCTACAATCTGAGCATAATATTCATTAAGTCCCTTCTTGTCTACAGACTTATAAGCCTCTTTGACAGTATTGTAAACATCATCTTTAAGCTTAGCAAAGTTGTACTTAGGTCCTGTCTTAAGTATGTCGTAGCCGGAAAGTGCCTTAAGCTGGTTAGCGTAGTCTGCGAGCTTGCCTGTAGGTACTTGTGAATCTTCCTCTGTTTCCTCATCAGCACCGCCAGTAAATAGCTCTGTATCATATTTTGCATCTAAGATGTACTTAAGTGCCTCTTTCTTAACCTTTACCACAGCATCTAAAACCTCAGGGGTATACTTTGTGCGGTTTGAAGCAAAGTCAGCATAAACTGTATCAATCAAATCACTTGCCTTTGACTTGAGCATAGCTTCAGAACTTACTATATGGCTTGCCTTAACTGTGTTTTTAGACTTCTTCAATGCTTTATCAGCAGGCTTTTTAGGCATCTCTTTTGCCTTACCGGTAAGGTCTACCTTAAGTATCTTGACCATATTGTGAGTTCCGTCTTCTATAAGTCCCTTAGATGTGACCTTAACAAAGACTTTACCTGCCTTCTTGGCTGTAAGCTCACCTGTCTTCTTGTCAATCTTTGCATATCTTGAATCTGTAACTGTCCATTCTACGCCTTTTTCAGCCACATCCGTCTTGCCTGATGAATTTATCGCTTCGGCAGCAAACTTGAACTTCTTGCCTACCTGAAGCTTAGCTGTCTTCTTGGTTATCTTGATATCAGAAACGGCAGGCTTAACAGTAACCTCGTACTTTTCTTCAAGTCCATTCACTGTGCTTAATGTAATAGTTGCCTTACCAGGCTTAATTCCTCTTACGCCTAAGTTTGAATAAGCTACTGCTACATTCTTGTCACTGCTTGTTGCGTAGTACTCGGTAACGAATGCATCCTCTGGGGTTATCTTAACAGTAGTAACTGCCATTTCACCTACAGAGATAACCTTCTTTGCCTTTAAGATTTCTATGCTGGTAGGAGCTGTATCTTCTGCAACATTAACCGATACATTTACTTCCTTGTCTCCTGCTTTTGCAGTCACTGTCGTGTGGCCAGCAGCTAAGCCCTTGACATAGCCATCCTTGTCAACTGTAGCCACTTTTTCATCACTGCTTGACCAGGTGATATCAGCTGTACTTGTATAAGGTAATATCAGTGTTTCCACAGCTACCTCATAGCCCTTTGGCACTGTAAGAGTCTTGCTCTTTACAAAGATACCATCTACCTTATCTGAAGGATGCTCCTTCATCTCGTATGCTGCCTTTACTGCTGCATAAGCGTCTACAATACCATAGCCGTACTCTTTGTCATCAAAGAATTTGCTTCCCATCTTAGACCTGTTGGCAGTACCACAAAGTATGTTGTATACCTGTCTTGGAGTAAGGTCCTTGTTAGCAGAGAGCACAAGTGAAGCCACTCCAGCTACCACAGGTGAAGCCATTGATGTCCCTGAAAATGGTACATATCTGTTGCCAGGGATTGTACTAGGCACTGCCGAGCCTGGTGCAGATATATCTGAATACATACCATAGTTTGAAAAATATGAAGGCTCATTGTAGTAGTCAGATGAATTGACAGATAAAACCTCGGTAAATACAGCAGGTGAGCTGTCCTTATTGGTATCTTCATTTCCTGATGCAGCTATAAATACCATACCCGCATCATAGGCTGCCCTCAATGCCTTGTGAACGTTGTCATCATAGCTGTAGCCGCCAAGGCTCATGTTTACTACCTTAACGCCCTTTTCCTTCATATACTCTATAGCCCTTATAAGGTCTACATCATTTATCTGACCATCGTCATCCTGTACACTTGCAACATAGAGCTCAACCATGTCATTGTCATAGCCTGTAGCTACACCTGCTCCACCCTTGCCATTGCCATAGGTGGCTGCAATTATTCCTGACACGTGGGTTCCGTGCATATCTGCATCATCTACAGCCTTCTTTTCTACGCCTTTAGTAACACGAACATATTCTTTTAAGTTCTTCTTGAGGTCTTCGTGGTGAGTATCTACGCCTGTGTCTATAACGCCGACCTTAACCTTTGAATAACCTTTTTCTTTTAATAGCTTCCATGCTTTCATTACGTTGACTTCATCAAACTGATACTGGTAGTCAGGATTCTTCTTGTCAAGTAATGGATCAGCCATTGTCTTAGCAGAAACTCCAGTCACAGAGCTAACACAAAGTCCTGCACATAAAGTAATCGCCAATGCTGTCTTAAATTTCCTCATAGGTTTTCTCCTTTATTTTTGTATATATTACGCAACCATAATAACATTATCGGCATTTTTTGTCTATAATTTAATTTCTCAGTAAAAAAAAGTGATGTTTATGCAAGATTAACAGGATTATCCAGCATAAATCCTTCTCTGATAAGTCAACAAAAGACTTATAGATAAGCTAATATCTATAAGCCTCCATTGTTTGTAAATAATCCAACCAAATTCCTCAACGGTAACATAAAGCTCTTCTTCAGTATGATAGTGATGTTGATAAATTAAGGCTTTTTTCATAAGTCTTGGATATTGGATTTATTATTTTGCTCTTATACCGATTATAACCGTTTTTAAGGTAACAATAAACATCGGGATATTATAATTGCGCAAAAGCCAACGTAATCCAATCACTGTATCATATTACTATTTTCTCCTATCTTAATTATAAGATATTAGATATATTCCAATACTTTTCCTGATATTCATTAAAAGTCTTCTCTTTTATCCTTTTTCTATTTTTTCCGTTTAAATCACATTGATAACACTTTAAGGTCTCGTTTCCATTCTTATAAAATGTCTGCATGTAGTATAACTTTCCGTTTGCTAAAAATCCATAAATTGCATCCGTTTGAAATATCCTTTTTCCTGATTCTGTTGTAAGTTCTAAAATATAGTTATCTGCATCAGAATGTGCCTCATTTATCAATATCCTTTTGTCTTTAAGCTGAAAATATCCTACCAGATAATCAAATCTTCTCTCCAGCTTTTTTGTTTTCATATTGTATATAAATACATTTTCATAAGCCATAACAATACCTCCACCCGCATAACGCCCGAAATACAGGTAGTTATCTGTTCCACCAAATATCGAATAATTATTTCCACTAACTGATATTATCTTAGATATTTTCTTAGTTCTAAGATCCATCTTGTATATAACACTTTTATCTGCTTTATTTTTTGAATAATATAATGCTCTTCCATTGGTTACAATGTTAACTGATGTAGCTTTTTTTACTAAATTGATTGTTTTCTTTGTAACCTTAGAATACTGTGCTATAGTTGCTTCATATGTATAATCATCTACATTATCCTGATTATCATCTTTTACATCAGTAAATTTGTATACATAGTTTCCTATCTCTACTTTATGTCCTATTTTCATTTTCTGCGTATTTGCACTTACTTTTTCTGAAACCAGGCTCAAAGATAAGATAAATGCAATACACATAAATATAACAGCTATTCCTTTAAATTCTTTGTTCATTTTCTTTTCTCCTGATATTTTATGATACAGGTGTCAAAAGTATGAAAATTCGGGGCAGCTTGCTTTGGGGAGAATTTATTAACTTTTGACACCCACATCATTTTATTAAAAATTCTTAGTTACTTTACATATTTCTTTATAGTTTCTTCTGATAGTTCCTGCCATTTCTCCTTTACCTCTTTAAATTTGGAGGCAAAGTTATTAAACTCTTTTTTTGAAATCTTTTTAATTCTACCATTCTGAACCTTTTCATATTCCTCTTGATCTATTCTTACAAATTTAAGATTATTATCAGCTATCCCTAATTTATCTCCGGAATATACCCTTTTAATATTCCCTTTTCCATCAGATTTATAAATATCATATGCTTCCTCTGCATATGATTTATCATCATATGCCTGCTGATATGTTCTCCCAAATGTTCCCATAATATAGTTTTTAAAGACTTTAATACCAGATCCAAACATATCCATAGCATTATTATCCATAGTTTTATATTTATTTGTATCTGAATCAAAATAATAAATCTTTGCTTTTGATATCCTGTTATTTTTATTAACATAAACCTCTATCTCACCAGGTACCTCAGCACTCCATCTTTTCCATAAAAACAAATCTTTTTTGCTGTCATTATTGACATCTGTAATCATAAATTGATAGGTTACAATCGGTGCACCTTCCTTCTCTTTTAGAATATACTTCTTTAATACCTTCGTATACTCTTTCTTCACTGCATTACTCAGTCCTTTTGCATATACCGGGATAGTAGATATTCCGGATATAAGTATGGCTGTGGATAAGATTGCTGCAAAGATTTTTGTTTTTATTGTGTTTAACATAAATTTGCTCCTTTATTTTTTTCAATTGATTGTTCCTGTTACCTATTTAAAGATTTTATGATACAGCTGTCAAAAGTATGAAAATTCGAGGCAGCTTGCTTTGGGGAGAATTTATTAACTTTTGACACCCACATCATTTTATTAAAAATCCTTAGTTACTTTACATATTTCTTTATAGTTTCTTCTGATAGAAACTGCCATTTCTCCTTTACCTCTTTAAATTTGGAGGCAAAGTTATTAAACTCTTTTTTTGAGATCTTTTTAATTTTACCATTTTGAACCTTTTCATATCCCTCGTAATGTATTTTTACAAATTTAAAATCATTATCAGCTATCCCTGATTTATTTCCGTAATATACCCTTTTAATATTCCCTTTTCCATCAGATTTATAAATATCATATGCTTCCTCTACATCTGATTTATCATCATATGCCTGCTCATATGTTCTCGCAAATGTTCCCATAATATAGTTTTTAAAGACTTTAATACCGAATCCAACCAGATCCATATAATCTTCAGTTCTAGTTTTATATTTATTTGTGTATCGATCAACATAATAAATCTTTGCTTTTGATATCCTGTTATTTTTATTAATATAAACCTCTGTCTGACCAGGTACCAGAAGACTCCATCTTCTCAATAATAGCAAATCTTTTTTACCGTCATTATTGACATCTGTAATCAGAAAATAATATATAGACGGATCGTCTTCCCGTGCTTTTCCCGTTAGAATATGTTTCTTTAATATCTTCGTATACTCTTTCTTCACTGCTTTACTCAGTCCTTTTGCATATACCGGGATAGTGGATATTCCTGATATAAGTAAGGCTGCGGATAAGATTGCTGCAAAGATTTTTGTTTTTATTGTGTTTAACATTATTTTTTCTCCTTTATTTTTTCAATTGACTGTGCCTGTCACCTATTTAAAGATTTGATTATGTTTAGTAATGATCTTCTTTTCTAAAAGCTGTACTATTATAAGTATTTCTATATTTACTTATATTGGCTTCAGTTATAAATATAGCATCAGTTACATAGCTGGAGCGATATTTTTTTTGCTCAGGTGTTATAGGGTAAGATGATGAATTAGCAAAGCTCTCCACTTCAACTGCTCTTCCATTGGTTATTTTGAAATATTTTACTCCAGTAAAATCATCATGCCACAAGTATGGCAAATAAAAGTCATACCCCACACCTTCCCCACCTCGTGGGTACATTACCGGACTAACAAATATTTTACTAACCTTACCATTTCTATAGCTGTAAATCAAATGCTTCTGTACCCCACCAAATTCAGCATCACCGCGTGCTGCGAAACAGATAAGTTCATCCACTCCATCGCCATCAAAATCATGATATGCAAATCTACGTTCATCAAAATAGTCATAAGGATTACCATTACTATCATATTCAACCATACCATCTACAAATTTACCGAATGCTATATCAGGATCTGCCATTATCCCCCTAAGTATCTTCTCGTACTCCAAATGTGCTTTCAGATTCTTAGGCACCGGTGTCTTGTCCTTAGTCCACCATTTCTTACCTGTTACATTTGAATAGGTCTTCTGGAGTGGAATCAGCTTGCCGTTTTTAATCTCAAAGACTTCCCAGATTACACCATTTACATCATAAGGCAAGGTATAGTAGGCTGCGACTCCGTTTTCATCATATACTACAACTTTCAGTTTCATGTTTTTCATGTCCTTTGATGAAAATTTCTTCTTCCTGCTATTTGTGTAGTCAGATACATAATACTTATAATTTCCTGCTTTTGCGTTGTCTATAGTTATTACTTCTACTGTATTTCCTTTCTTTCCGTCATTTACAAGACGGTTGCCGTGCTTATCCTTCTTTGTTCCTGCTCCTACATAAGCCATGTCACCGCCTTTACCCTGATATGGTGTAAAAAGACTGGAGTCCATGTCCTTATCGCCCTCCCAGGTAAGCACTATCTTCAGCTGGTTTTCCTTCATATTCTTTACAAGAGGGATATTCATAGCAGATTTCTTTTCTACAGCTATAGTCTGATAAGATTTTACAAAGCCTTTTTTAGCAAATTCTATGGTGTAAATGCCATTTTCAAGACTCAGATTTATATTGCCTTTACTGTCACTCTTACTCTCTGCAATTATTTCACCGTCTTTGTTGTCTGTACCTTTTCTTACTTTGATTTTTACTTTATCTATGTATTTCTTAACTGCTTTTTGATTATTATACTTAGTGGCTTCTGCGTTAAATACATTGAATTTAAGCTTTTTCTTTCCTTCTCCTGCCTTAACTAACATAATCTTGTCTATAAGGACTATGCTGTCGGTATCTTTTACTGTTACATTTTCGACTTCTGTATCTGCAAAGCCTTCTTTAGTTATTTTAAGCTTGTAGCCCTCACTATTGGGAGTAATGCCTGTTTCAAACCTTCCTTTCTTATCGGTCTTTATCTCTCCTATAAGGTCTGCTCCAAAATATATTTCTATCTTTACCTCTTTAAGAGCCTTGCCCTTTGTATTTACTACATTTCCTGTAATTCCGCCATACTCATTTTCTTTAAGCATGGCTTCATAAGTATTGTAGGCGGCATTCAGCATCTTTATTTCTCTTTTATCGTAGTTCTTCCTGTCTTTTTTCTTGGATTTTTTGTAAAGATACTGTATATTTGCCCCATCATTCTTATCCTTCTTTAAGACTCTTTCCCTTACATCGAGCGGCTTATCCACCCATCTCCATTTAAGCAGGCAGTCTTTATCAAAATAATATCTGCTGCCTGTCTTATCAAGTGAAGCGTAGGTTGGAGTATAGATACTGTCTTTCCGCTGATAGATGAAATTCACCTTACCTTCGTCAGTATAGTAATAATCAGTAATTTCAAGGTCCTTTTTCCTATATTCTATGGATACGATTTTATTTACCTTTCCTGTCTTAGGATTCTTGTAAATCTCGTACTCAATGTGGTTTTTATTTTTCTTGTTTATCAAAGTTTTTCTAAAGACTTCATAATTCTTAATCTTACCGCTCTTTTTCCTGCCTTTTATATTTTCAAGACCGTAGAATATCTTTTCATCCCATTTTGCCTTGAAATTTCTTTTGGCAGGCTTTACCTTTTCTTCGTAGATGTCTATCTCACCTATGAGAACAGGGTAGAGCTTGTAAGCCGGCTCTTTTACTTCAGGTTCTGCAGGAGTTATGGATGAAGTGGAAGTAACAGCTAGGGTTTGTGTTGAGGTTTGGGCAACGCTCTCAATTTTAGAATTGCTGCCTGTGCTATTTTCCACCTGCTCTGATTTGCCTCCACAGCCTTGCAGGAAGGCGGCTGTGGTAAGGAAGAGGGCTAGGCAGGTTAGAGGTTTTGGGATAATTTTCATAGGTTTAGTTTCTCCTTTTTTAGAATTTGTAATAAAAAAGTGGATTTTCTATTTTAGTATAAACTGTCTTTATACATCTCATCATCAGACATAAGTTTACTATATGGATATGGTATTGGTGCATAAAATACTCTATCTTCAAAATTATCATCATATAAGTACCTTCCACATTTTGGGCATAAGTTATCTTCTTTGCCATTAAAATAATCTCTAATATATCGAATATGAGCTTCATCATCAATTTCAGGTTGATTTTTTATCGTTTCAAAATAACCACATTCACAAAAAGCAAGCATAGTAACATATGGGGTAAAGCCACAATCAGGGCAAGCAATTCCTTTAAGTCCATTAATATTGGCCATCATAGGGTGTCCACATTGTGGACAGCTTTTAGCTCCTATAAAAAAGCTTAACAGGAATTCCTTAAAATATGCTTTTCTCCAGCCTGCAAACAATTTTTGTTTTGCTTTTCTAAATCCGCGGCTTATACTTGTGATTTTAGAATTAGCTTCTTCATCTTTTATATATCCATTTTCTATTTTTTTATAGCCCATTTGTAAACTCAGCTTAGAAAATGGTGTAAAATGACTTAATTCTTTATTTATTATTTTCTCTAATTCTCCTCTTGATACGCTTCCCCTCTCCCTTCTTGCAACACCGAGCAGAGCATTTAGTGATGCGAATAATTCATTGATAGTGTCTTCACTAATTCCACGACACTTATAATATAATCTCAATGTTTTTGAAAAAATTGCTACAGTATCCTTTGCATCCCTAAATAACGGTCTATATTTAAACCTAATTCTATCTATCATAACGCTATATTTCTGCAAACCAAATCGTTCAATAAGCTCATTACGAACACGCTTTTTTTTATCATTTGTTTCATACTCATTAATAAATACTTTATAGTAATCATCAAATTGTTCTATTATATCTTTATTATCTATAACTATTTTCTCAAAAGTAGCAATAACAAAATAGTTTTTTGTTGCTTTCTCATCACTATCTATTTCTATAAATCTATCTAATATTTTAACAAAATCTCCTTTTCGAATTTGACTACTCTTGACTTGGATGTATATATGATCTTCATTATTGAAAATTTCTACATCTTCATCACCCTCGCACTTTATGCAGAAATCATCGATTTTACATCCAAATCCAAAAATATCCGACTCATTTAGCTGCTCAACAGAAATTACACTTGCAAATGAGTCCTGATTATCTATTTTAGAATTTATTTTACCACCTATTTTATTCTTATCTTGATAATTTCCCATGCCTTTCCTCTCCAATCTCAAAATTTAAAAGATTATTTTTTGGCTTCCAACCCCCTTGTAGAGCTAGAAGCCATATACTAAACTACCTGCTTATAAATCCCCACTTGTCATTTAAGCTAACTGCTGCAAGTCCTTCGCTGAAAGATCCAGCCCAATCATACTTTAATGGTACTGCCAACTTTCCCGATTTATCTATAAAGCCATACTTATCCTCGTTATACTTATCAGTTAATCTCACTCTTGCAAATCCTTCACTGAAAGGCAATACCTCATCGTACTCTAATTGCTGCAATACCTCATTTCCTGACCTATCTATAAATCCCCATCTGTCGTTTAACTTAACTGGTGCAAATCCTTCGCTGAAAGACCATACATCATCATACTTTAATGGCACCACTTCATTGCCTGACATATCTATAAACCCCCATCTGCCATCTAATTTCACTGGTGCAAGTCCTTCGCTGAAAGACCCAGCAGAATCATACTTTAGTGGCACCACCTTATTTCCTGACTTATCTATGAATCCATGACTACCGAAATTGCTCACACGCGCAAGTCCTTCCCTGAAAGAGCTTGCAGAACTATACTCTAACGGCACTACCTCATTTCCTAATCTATCTACAAAGCCATACTGATCAAAATAATACCCAAAGGAAACTATGCCTCTGCTTCCTACCATTGCAAGTCCCTCACTGAAGTTCTCTCCATCACCATTCGATAATTGCAATATCTCATTTCCCAACTTA
It contains:
- a CDS encoding alpha/beta fold hydrolase; its protein translation is MNKETFNFDSADGKHKIAAYIYTDELVKPKAVIELSHGMCEYIERYEWVADFFTARGYIFAGNDHLGHGGSSKPCEYGDFDEEHIELDLKKMNDILRERYPLLPIILYGHSMGSFFARWYASRYPDTIDGLILSGTAGPSLKNNAGRLLAAFLARTHKEGYVSDLLIKLSFGKFIDGIPDAKTPCDWITHDRELIDKYTKDPKCNFNFTAKGYHSLLTALTVVSRKEWARSLPKDMPILLISGKEDPVGNYGKGVRKVTEMLRNADIKDVTEYIDPTGRHELHNEVNRADIMKVVAKWLDERFS
- a CDS encoding S8 family serine peptidase translates to MRKFKTALAITLCAGLCVSSVTGVSAKTMADPLLDKKNPDYQYQFDEVNVMKAWKLLKEKGYSKVKVGVIDTGVDTHHEDLKKNLKEYVRVTKGVEKKAVDDADMHGTHVSGIIAATYGNGKGGAGVATGYDNDMVELYVASVQDDDGQINDVDLIRAIEYMKEKGVKVVNMSLGGYSYDDNVHKALRAAYDAGMVFIAASGNEDTNKDSSPAVFTEVLSVNSSDYYNEPSYFSNYGMYSDISAPGSAVPSTIPGNRYVPFSGTSMASPVVAGVASLVLSANKDLTPRQVYNILCGTANRSKMGSKFFDDKEYGYGIVDAYAAVKAAYEMKEHPSDKVDGIFVKSKTLTVPKGYEVAVETLILPYTSTADITWSSSDEKVATVDKDGYVKGLAAGHTTVTAKAGDKEVNVSVNVAEDTAPTSIEILKAKKVISVGEMAVTTVKITPEDAFVTEYYATSSDKNVAVAYSNLGVRGIKPGKATITLSTVNGLEEKYEVTVKPAVSDIKITKKTAKLQVGKKFKFAAEAINSSGKTDVAEKGVEWTVTDSRYAKIDKKTGELTAKKAGKVFVKVTSKGLIEDGTHNMVKILKVDLTGKAKEMPKKPADKALKKSKNTVKASHIVSSEAMLKSKASDLIDTVYADFASNRTKYTPEVLDAVVKVKKEALKYILDAKYDTELFTGGADEETEEDSQVPTGKLADYANQLKALSGYDILKTGPKYNFAKLKDDVYNTVKEAYKSVDKKGLNEYYAQIVDAAYSKALADIKKAKNVIELSIAEGKAADAPAPNDLEIKGIRNIKDYDAVYTNNDIKAMKKILKRQLDSYVNGALKKAGYKKDLKGLKKDLKAYKKDIDNTLYVGEMFTKTENYIKKMVKKTGVLYEKVSIGDMNKANAEIDKVMSGFDIKNYSTKGWDKVKAAYDDASDTLNSAWYKGELYKLGDRLKAKISKVKTLKEEKAAKAAKASKKSNAPAKKTGK
- a CDS encoding carboxypeptidase-like regulatory domain-containing protein — protein: MKIIPKPLTCLALFLTTAAFLQGCGGKSEQVENSTGSNSKIESVAQTSTQTLAVTSTSSITPAEPEVKEPAYKLYPVLIGEIDIYEEKVKPAKRNFKAKWDEKIFYGLENIKGRKKSGKIKNYEVFRKTLINKKNKNHIEYEIYKNPKTGKVNKIVSIEYRKKDLEITDYYYTDEGKVNFIYQRKDSIYTPTYASLDKTGSRYYFDKDCLLKWRWVDKPLDVRERVLKKDKNDGANIQYLYKKSKKKDRKNYDKREIKMLNAAYNTYEAMLKENEYGGITGNVVNTKGKALKEVKIEIYFGADLIGEIKTDKKGRFETGITPNSEGYKLKITKEGFADTEVENVTVKDTDSIVLIDKIMLVKAGEGKKKLKFNVFNAEATKYNNQKAVKKYIDKVKIKVRKGTDNKDGEIIAESKSDSKGNINLSLENGIYTIEFAKKGFVKSYQTIAVEKKSAMNIPLVKNMKENQLKIVLTWEGDKDMDSSLFTPYQGKGGDMAYVGAGTKKDKHGNRLVNDGKKGNTVEVITIDNAKAGNYKYYVSDYTNSRKKKFSSKDMKNMKLKVVVYDENGVAAYYTLPYDVNGVIWEVFEIKNGKLIPLQKTYSNVTGKKWWTKDKTPVPKNLKAHLEYEKILRGIMADPDIAFGKFVDGMVEYDSNGNPYDYFDERRFAYHDFDGDGVDELICFAARGDAEFGGVQKHLIYSYRNGKVSKIFVSPVMYPRGGEGVGYDFYLPYLWHDDFTGVKYFKITNGRAVEVESFANSSSYPITPEQKKYRSSYVTDAIFITEANISKYRNTYNSTAFRKEDHY